Part of the Lytechinus variegatus isolate NC3 chromosome 16, Lvar_3.0, whole genome shotgun sequence genome, AATCTTTAAGGGTAGTCGCTCCATATCCCTCGACACGCGGCCCTTCGTTGAACTCATGTTATCTATTAAACCACTCttctctcatcttatttttttgtcacaGATGAATGTATACATCTCCGAACAAACGTCTGTAATGCGAGGTTGCGCCCTGAGTGAAGACGATTGCAACGATTGTGATGATAAAGAGGATTGCACGTTCTGCTGCGAGGGTTCGTTCTGTAATGACGCACCTCCTGACGTCATCGCACGGAAATCCAACTTGACGCAAGACTGCTTCTCGTGTTATTACAGCCCTGACGCATTCGAAGTGCAGGACAGCAGAGCGTGTGGCACGGAGTTCGATCCCAATGGTGTGGGCGTCGAACTGGTGCAATGTTCGGGGGTTTGCAAGGTAGGTAAATGCCAaggtacatgcatgtataaGGCACTTGCATGGGGGCGTAGCTGATGGGGTGGATGATAAGGACCTAAAGACCGTAACAAGGCATGACCTAAGTAACACAGAAGTGAAATTTTCTCGAATTTTCGTACATCGAAGTGAGGACTTTGCATCTTAATCGTGTtcgtttaattatttttttttattccatctcGGAACCGCCTTTAATTTGGTTTGGCAAAGGATCGTCGTAGATGGAGCTATTAAAGATTAATGTTATCACAAACATTGGCTGACAAAATTGATACCTGTTTGTTCAcaacaagaaaaagatgagaGGGGAAGGAAAGGGGAACATGATTTTATGTTCTATGATCCTTCTTTTTTAGATTACAAAGAACAAATAATAAACAACGCCACTACTGAGTTTGATCCTCTTTAAAACATAAGAATCTTATTACTTGTgtcttaatttttgttttcgtttCAGAAAGTGGTATCTGGCCAGTCGATAGAACGATCCTGTGTTCATAACTTGGAGGACTGTCACGCAGGGTGTCGAATATTCGGCTCATGCACGTACTGCTGCGAAGGAAACAATTGTAATACTGGACATCACAGTATacatatcaacattttattaCCATTTTTGACAGCACTTCTTGTTTGCTTCATGATACAACGCCATCGACAGTTATTATAACACAGAGTGAATGGCCAATTGGCGCATTTTGTATTCCTTATGTACTTTGATAATCGGCGTTTCGACGGAccttaatgataaaaatattgtcacgCTTACCGACTGGAGATGCGCAACTTATTAGACGGGGATGTTTGAAATCAGggcttatattttcttttgagaTGCGATGTACGTTTCTGTATTTTTGTGCCGTAAAGGGGATGTTTTAGAAGTGTAGACAGTTATTACTCAGCATTTCAACGGAACAAAATGCAACGGAACCATAATTATGGAACAATAGCTTATTGACTCCCCGGTTGACTCCACAGCGGTTAATTCTGGTCACGTACGTGAGACGACGTTCCGGAAGTGGCGACGGACCGGTTGGGCGCACTGGCAACGTTGAACGAACGTAGACTGTACAGAGTTGTCTTCTTATCTTCTTTTCTATCAGTAGGAGTAGGACTATATGCTTCAGTCGTCGCCACATACTTGCcatcagtttctttgatttataaCAGCAGGAGTTAAACATATAAATAATATTCTCCGGTGTCAAGTGTTACGTTGGTCATTAGGGTTCAGCAGTTTCAAAGAAAATGCCCCGACTACTGATTTATATTTATGATGGGTTGCAGGAAAAAAAGATACATATTGGGATGAAAATACAATATCTCTAAGACTGTGTATATATATGAAAGTATTTTTGCAATTAATTTGTGATCAACGAAATGGTCTTATGTTTTGTTAGTCATAGTAGCTAGCTGCTTGCACTGAATGATTTGTATTGCATCCGGTTGATAATACAATAATAGTGCTTTCTAGCTGAGatgtaaatgtacatgacaAACATTTTATCTTCCCATGCAGGTGGTGTGTAATTAGGAAAACATCAGACAAgattatacactgcaaaaactctggtgttgatctAACACCAGCCCGGGATCTATTATgtcacaccagagaagtattgaaacaacaccagtttggaatcaaaccgatgctgttatGATACTtagtgttgtataaacacctatctggtgttagaccaaaaccaaattggtgttgcttaacacttctctggtgtggacaagtatgtagattctgggctggtgttaattcaacaccagagtttttgcagtgtaggggATTTTCGCTCGGCAACACACGACAgattcaagaacacagtaaatgtattgaaaatgcccttCAACAGACAATGATCAGTaaagaggtctttgtcgaaaattggtgaacctgaacagcagtttcgtcctcaGTTTCgaagctgacgaaaaattgcaaatatatcgTTTGTCAAGTGCCCAGGACGAAATCGCTATTTTGATTCACAAATTTccgaaaaaaaagggaatttcttgttgttcattgtcatgaaaagcatttgacaatattttcttgaatccATCATCCGTCCGAAAGCGAAACTCCTAATTTTTAACTGGCACGAACGAACTACTATACCTAACATAGGTACTTGCAACGTTCACCAGTGGCAGTggcgtaccccccccccaaaaaaaaaaaaaaatatatatatgtatatcacgACCaaggaggaaaaaataaaagggaagagagaagggtgaaatatgatatcattttctgaatattatgtctaaatttatcacaaaatttgatttttttgtaataaaactgtcaacatttttgctcgcttgcAACTTTAACGCgataagcaaaataaatttttaatgtttttttttttggggggggtcattacgccactgatgtTTACCTTATTACTTTATGACAGGAACTTTCATGTTTTAGaggattttattcatttatttatttatttaggtgAAATCTTGCACCCTATTCATTTGTTTCTGACTTCAACCAGAAATTATACAGGTTGCACCCCCAAAATGTGCGTCTTTGCACCTAAGTGTGGAAATAGTGTTTGCCTTCAAAATGTGCAAATTTGCACCTTCCCAGAAGGGTACAACTCTGCACCTACATATCTGGAAGCTGTAGCTAACTGTACCCAAAAGGCGTTTTCTGGTGCAAAGTTCACCCGTGCAaaatatcttcttcttttttttctaaaagtgtGGATTCAGAACTAACCCGCTGTCCATCTTGTCTTATTTCACGACGGTACGTTATTGCtctgttgtcatggtaattataaattgtgattttcgtGATTATGGAGTAATGTTTTTAGcccatatatttttcttttgttcattaAGGAATCAAAAAATGTTCGTCAAGAAATAAAGACATTCACAGTTTGAGATATTCAACGGCTAGAAATACATATTGTTTATAGATTGTGTATAAATAGATTTATTTGAATACTAAATTCCTGTGTGAAGGGCTGATATTTTTATGCATTGGAACGTTTAGATGAGTAGACTATGACATCAACATTTCCCTACACTCTatatttcaaggatttgaaaaacaaatccagatcggctttgaatagtgaccagccgaatactCGATTAACTATGAATCTTGAGAATTAAATTTTCAATCTCAGAAGATTTGAATCCATGTATTTTAGCTTTGTATTAAGATCCACAAAGTTTAAATATAAATCTAGTAATATTCGGCTAGTGCACTATTCCAGTCGATCAGGATTAATctaatccttggaatttagatgGAACACCCGACTCTAAGTTGTACAGTCATTCCAATAATGTTTTCAAAAGCTGCgaaaaatatgtgtttttaaaacaccatcacctcccccccccctccaagagCCTATTTCCAGGCATGCCAGGCCATAAACTTGCATGCCTGTTTTTCCATTAGTGGAGCATTTTGTAcagtaattaaaaaatatatataaaagagAGAGCGAAGTGAGTGAATTGAAAAGAAGTGCGTTTTtcctgtttttgtttttctttctttcttcctttcttgctttctttcttgctttcttttggcttgctttctttctttctcaagttctttctttcttttgaaagTAGGAGGGGGGCTGACGATGCAAAAGATCAAAATCAGAtgggttttaaaaaaaagttcggGGGCTGAAGCCCCGCGGCAGCCCCTTCCCCCGTTTCCGCGGTCCCTGTattcaggggcggaaatctctcccaaaaggtaggggggacaaggggctggaaaatttgacaagcaaaaaaaagggttatcaccccaaatttaaGATTATTTCGGCGAAAATAACCCCAATTAGACaagccaaaagaaaaaaagttatctttggtcatctcgtcctaaaatacatgttttatttcgattttgaataatgtattcatataatttatCATCATAAAAGATCACAAATagtcaggcgcggatccaggcgggagggggccgagccggcccccccccccctattttttgacaacctgcagaaaaaagtgtactctttatcttgatagaaactacgaaaagcaggaagaaaagtaagaaagagctattatacccatgatgtgtaatttgcG contains:
- the LOC121429960 gene encoding uncharacterized protein LOC121429960, which encodes MDSKSAGNCAGAVVIFTGIMFFGIARLTVATKCYKCDFWPINGTDESCLYPNDFSSVWMDGIEIVECEHACFVSNNSLGGPESIHISRGCYEDEYCPDICLVDPLDGWESCTHCCDDDLCNDLLPEENFEDSTWCYDCGSHDIDCVNPSMETTVRTTCDTACEMNVYISEQTSVMRGCALSEDDCNDCDDKEDCTFCCEGSFCNDAPPDVIARKSNLTQDCFSCYYSPDAFEVQDSRACGTEFDPNGVGVELVQCSGVCKKVVSGQSIERSCVHNLEDCHAGCRIFGSCTYCCEGNNCNTGHHSIHINILLPFLTALLVCFMIQRHRQLL